The following are encoded together in the Salvia hispanica cultivar TCC Black 2014 chromosome 6, UniMelb_Shisp_WGS_1.0, whole genome shotgun sequence genome:
- the LOC125193098 gene encoding 2-oxoglutarate-dependent dioxygenase 19-like: MAAVAQNSSFVKALAENTTLKSIPSQFTFATDSKASQSDSLPIIDFSILTSPDPDQRCTVLADLDNACREWGFFILVNHGIPEKLLKAIIASSLEFFELPEEEKRRYEAKSASDPIKSGSGSLINTANQRVHLWRDFVKSYVHPEFNCPTEPQTLRETLQEFSGKTRPVFRKLMHAIGENLGLEQGFVDEALNLDSCFQLYAANYYPPCPEPDQAIGIPAHTDHGLLTFLIHNGVAGLQIQHNGEWFDTFSPQNAILVNNADHLEILSNGRYKSVRHRAVVNTEATRISVVIANGSAPEAVVAPAPALVEKDGRPFYRPMKFIEYVETMLSNRLLGKSNLDCIKIQDE, encoded by the exons ATGGCAGCAGTAGCACAAAATTCATCATTTGTGAAAGCTTTAGCAGAAAACACCACTCTCAAATCCATTCCTTCTCAATTCACTTTCGCCACTGATTCCAAAGCCTCCCAATCCGATTCACTCCCCATCATAGACTTCTCTATCCTCACCTCCCCCGATCCCGACCAGCGCTGCACAGTCCTTGCAGACCTCGACAACGCTTGTCGGGAATGGGGCTTCTTCATC tTGGTGAACCATGGGATTCCGGAGAAGCTTCTCAAAGCTATCATCGCGTCGAGTTTGGAGTTTTTCGAGCTGCCTGAGGAGGAGAAGCGGCGGTATGAGGCCAAGAGCGCTTCGGACCCAATTAAGTCCGGCAGTGGCAGCCTCATCAACACGGCCAACCAAAGGGTTCATCTTTGGAGGGATTTTGTCAAATCGTATGTTCACCCCGAGTTTAACTGCCCTACTGAGCCTCAGACTCTaag GGAGACTTTGCAGGAATTCTCAGGGAAGACCCGACCCGTGTTCAGGAAACTGATGCACGCGATCGGAGAAAACCTAGGGCTCGAACAAGGGTTCGTGGACGAAGCTTTGAATCTCGACTCGTGCTTCCAATTGTACGCGGCCAACTACTACCCTCCCTGCCCGGAGCCGGATCAGGCCATCGGTATTCCCGCGCATACCGATCACGGGCTTCTCACGTTCCTCATACACAACGGAGTGGCCGGGCTTCAGATCCAACACAACGGAGAGTGGTTCGACACCTTCTCCCCGCAAAACGCAATCCTCGTTAACAACGCCGATCATCTCGAG atACTGAGCAACGGGAGGTACAAGAGCGTGAGGCACAGAGCCGTGGTGAATACCGAGGCGACGAGGATTTCGGTGGTGATAGCGAACGGGTCGGCGCCGGAGGCCGTGGTTGCTCCGGCGCCGGCGCTGGTGGAAAAAGACGGGCGTCCATTTTATCGGCCCATGAAATTCATTGAGTATGTAGAAACAATGCTTAGCAATCGACTTTTGGGCAAAAGCAACTTGGATTGCATCAAGATTCAAGATGAATGA
- the LOC125195516 gene encoding F-box protein At5g18160-like: MYTPKQGLPTYTSEPCLAFASVGHEFKVCDEAFKPLLRVCLPVPENPWVNKNSNRCYVIDSANGLLLVWNANIHNLSVCNPMTHEYTVLPLADVLRDSNEVVFGFGVSKISGQYKIFYGAYIYETRSWSCYVYTLGGRGQSWRSLVVPALGRPIQQLMIAQFLNGNLHWLTSDLAGTKLICCFDLETELFTNLSLPDKVECHAELRILEERLCFCTYASHIAIWRLNFYGDKNSWSKEYLFDNLPHGRGLLYPLKVVANGDLLYAARFNRNLFIYSRNTRTVVTNGRLQGYDLYSSNISFYTPSFVSLKAMGIHNVESLQHKIVRDSLQN; the protein is encoded by the coding sequence ATGTACACACCAAAACAAGGCCTGCCAACGTATACATCGGAACCATGCCTGGCTTTTGCTTCTGTAGGCCATGAATTCAAAGTCTGCGATGAGGCCTTCAAGCCACTTCTCCGAGTCTGTTTGCCTGTTCCTGAGAATCCATGGGTAAATAAGAATAGCAACCGTTGTTATGTAATTGATTCAGCTAATGGTTTGCTCTTGGTGTGGAATGCGAATATTCATAATCTTTCCGTATGCAATCCAATGACTCATGAATATACAGTGCTTCCTCTTGCGGATGTACTTAGGGATAGCAATGAGGTCGTTTTTGGATTTGGTGTGAGTAAAATAAGTGGGCAATATAAGATTTTCTATggtgcatatatatatgaaactcGGTCTTGGTCTTGTTATGTATACACGCTAGGAGGAAGAGGACAGTCGTGGAGAAGCCTGGTTGTACCAGCACTAGGCCGTCCCATACAACAACTAATGATTGCTCAATTTTTGAATGGAAATCTTCATTGGTTGACATCGGATTTAGCGGGAACTAAACTGATATgttgctttgatcttgaaactGAGCTCTTTACCAATCTCTCTCTTCCCGACAAAGTAGAATGTCACGCTGAATTACGTATTTTAGAAGAACGACTATGTTTCTGTACATATGCTTCTCATATTGCTATTTGGAGGTTGAATTTCTATGGAGATAAGAATTCTTGGAGTAAGGAATATTTGTTCGACAACCTACCACATGGGAGAGGACTTCTTTACCCACTCAAAGTAGTGGCAAATGGTGACCTGTTGTATGCAGCGCGGTTCAATAGAAATCTATTTATCTACTCCAGAAACACTAGAACTGTTGTGACAAATGGTCGTCTTCAAGGATATGACTTATATTCTTCTAACATCTCTTTTTACACCCCAAGCTTTGTTTCGCTCAAAGCTATGGGGATTCACAATGTTGAGTCATTACAACACAAAATAGTTCGTGACTCATTGCAAAATTGA
- the LOC125195517 gene encoding uncharacterized protein LOC125195517 yields the protein MGNGCFKPLPKDLEPKDDYISITMKDDLFATLPQEIVTDIMRRLTIRSIMRCKFVCKSWLHLIEGVEFAKSYTPEPGLAFDVPGHGFKVCNKTFRLAFEVLLPRPDMPCSTNPCIQSVVIDSVNGLLLM from the exons ATGGGAAATGGGTGCTTCAAGCCTTTACCAAAGGATTTGGAACCTAAg GATGACTATATTTCAATAACAATGAAGGATGATTTGTTTGCAACTCTACCGCAAGAGATTGTGACAGATATCATGCGTAGACTCACGATTAGAAGCATTATGAGGTGCAAGTTTGTTTGTAAATCATGGCTCCATCTTATAGAGGGGGTTGAGTTTGCGAAATCATATACACCGGAACCAGGCCTGGCTTTCGATGTTCCTGGCCATGGGTTCAAAGTTTGCAATAAGACCTTCAGACTGGCTTTCGAAGTCCTGTTGCCTAGACCTGACATGCCATGTTCAACTAATCCTTGTATCCAAAGTGTTGTAATTGATTCAGTTAATGGTTTGCTCTTGATGTGA